The following coding sequences lie in one Pontibacter sp. G13 genomic window:
- a CDS encoding S8 family serine peptidase: MKRPLTILIAILCGYIGAFAQSHKISESLLTKMSEAPNQPIAVSILLRNQAPVNYMMRDFEKRQIPQSQRVPQVIAALKQQVNATQPSLIATLKQTVGVEVASIQPLWIVNGVFATMTPAAIQTLSQNPDVEWIDFDQVVLLERDDTPPVPATPQPGFREPGLTAVNAPAMWALGYTGYGRRALSVDTGVDPTHPALKDRWVGNFFPASQGWLDVYGNEETTPSDCDNHGTHTTGTMLGLDPVTQDTIGVATQALWMGMQGICSGSNLQSRISLGFQWALDPDGDSTTVYDMPDVINNSWYHPGLSNECNSFYLTLFDALEAAGIAVVFSAGNEGNGVGTITAPKNINTDTVSVFSVGNLNGYSQSFPIANSSSRGPSACGGVGSLLIKPEVSAPGVNVRSCHPGGIYVNFTGTSMAAPHVSGAILLLKEAFPYLSGRQLKLALYYTAVDIGAIGEDNDYGMGIIDVYAAYQYLVARGNTPATPQTTVDATLESEFQAVCGTNGATTYLLTNSGSVNLDSAQISFRLDDNTPVSFAWNGSLAPGQSTMVELPIDSLSLGKHQIFIQVTDVNDQEDYLFLNSTLTQDLIVLEAAQVSAQDSVPVCGASEGFLTAEVDNELAEISWYDAPTGGNLIGSGPYFWTQPLATSTTFYASAQIASKGGIEIEEVPTGGLHSQSKLNGIEFETFYDATIQSVAIHTILAGPQEILLRDVDGTLLDIFVTDALQPGRHVIPVNFSVEADQTYQMILGFNSTGGLYTTTTDVSFPYSVGGVVSLLGIPGSLVPSTTYFFFYDWEVSYETACPRQPVTAALSPGVAIAQAFANTQVLDLDQAQANVQFFQQSLNAQSQIWNFGDGTQDTSSNPVHAYYQAGEYVVTLQITNAEGCTDSDTLHVSASGTYPFPISVDPELPESAWQVYPNPVQDKLTIAWESPLRPTAFRLFDVSGKRLMEWNPQQSIGTSQISMQALPEGVYLLQMEVNGQTYFRKILRSTN; encoded by the coding sequence ATGAAACGACCCTTGACGATTCTGATCGCCATTTTGTGTGGGTACATAGGGGCCTTTGCCCAATCCCACAAGATCAGCGAGTCACTCCTGACCAAGATGTCAGAAGCCCCGAACCAGCCAATCGCTGTGAGTATTTTGCTGCGCAATCAGGCTCCGGTCAATTACATGATGCGTGATTTCGAGAAGCGCCAAATTCCCCAGTCCCAACGGGTTCCCCAAGTGATTGCCGCACTCAAACAGCAAGTCAATGCCACCCAGCCATCATTGATTGCCACCCTCAAGCAGACCGTCGGTGTAGAGGTGGCATCCATCCAACCCCTCTGGATCGTGAATGGCGTCTTCGCTACAATGACTCCTGCTGCAATCCAAACGCTCAGTCAGAATCCCGATGTCGAATGGATCGATTTCGACCAAGTAGTATTGCTTGAGCGTGATGATACGCCGCCAGTTCCTGCGACTCCTCAACCGGGATTTCGGGAACCGGGATTGACGGCCGTTAACGCACCCGCTATGTGGGCATTGGGGTATACTGGCTATGGCCGTAGAGCTTTGAGTGTAGACACCGGTGTCGACCCGACTCACCCTGCACTCAAGGACCGATGGGTGGGCAATTTCTTCCCTGCCTCCCAGGGTTGGTTGGATGTCTACGGCAATGAAGAGACCACTCCGTCAGATTGCGACAATCACGGGACGCATACCACCGGCACCATGCTAGGTCTTGATCCGGTGACCCAAGATACTATCGGAGTGGCTACACAGGCACTTTGGATGGGGATGCAGGGGATCTGCTCCGGTTCCAATCTCCAGTCTCGAATCTCTTTGGGATTCCAGTGGGCATTGGACCCAGACGGTGATTCCACCACGGTGTACGACATGCCAGATGTCATCAACAACTCTTGGTATCACCCCGGTCTTTCCAACGAATGCAACAGCTTCTACTTGACACTGTTTGATGCTTTGGAGGCCGCAGGTATTGCAGTCGTTTTCTCAGCGGGAAATGAAGGAAACGGTGTGGGCACGATCACAGCTCCCAAGAACATCAACACGGATACCGTCAGTGTATTCAGTGTCGGCAACCTGAATGGATACAGCCAATCCTTCCCGATCGCCAACAGTTCCTCAAGAGGTCCTTCTGCTTGCGGGGGAGTAGGTTCATTGCTGATCAAACCTGAAGTATCCGCACCGGGTGTCAATGTACGCTCTTGTCATCCCGGCGGAATTTACGTCAACTTCACAGGTACTTCGATGGCCGCTCCTCATGTGTCAGGAGCGATCTTGTTGCTCAAGGAAGCTTTCCCATACTTATCGGGACGCCAATTGAAATTGGCCTTGTACTACACGGCGGTGGATATCGGCGCTATCGGCGAGGACAACGATTACGGCATGGGAATCATCGATGTGTATGCCGCATACCAATACCTTGTCGCGCGAGGAAATACCCCCGCTACTCCCCAAACTACGGTGGACGCAACTCTGGAATCAGAATTCCAAGCTGTGTGCGGGACAAACGGAGCGACTACCTACCTCCTTACCAATTCTGGGTCGGTCAATCTGGACAGCGCGCAAATCTCCTTCCGATTGGATGACAATACCCCTGTCTCCTTTGCATGGAATGGATCTTTGGCTCCCGGACAATCTACGATGGTAGAACTTCCGATTGACTCACTCTCACTTGGCAAGCACCAGATCTTCATTCAGGTGACCGATGTCAATGATCAAGAAGATTACCTGTTTCTCAATAGCACTTTGACACAGGACCTGATCGTGCTGGAGGCAGCTCAGGTATCCGCCCAAGATTCGGTACCGGTTTGTGGAGCCTCTGAAGGATTCTTGACAGCAGAGGTCGACAACGAGCTAGCAGAAATCTCATGGTATGATGCACCGACTGGCGGAAATCTCATCGGCAGCGGACCGTATTTTTGGACACAGCCATTGGCGACGAGTACTACCTTCTATGCAAGTGCCCAAATCGCTTCCAAGGGCGGTATCGAAATTGAGGAAGTTCCAACTGGTGGACTCCATTCCCAATCCAAACTCAACGGAATAGAATTCGAAACCTTCTATGACGCGACCATCCAATCTGTAGCCATCCACACCATCCTAGCGGGACCTCAGGAGATCTTGCTGAGAGACGTCGACGGAACATTGCTGGATATCTTTGTGACTGATGCCCTCCAACCGGGCCGCCACGTCATCCCAGTCAATTTTTCCGTGGAGGCAGACCAAACCTACCAGATGATCTTGGGCTTCAACTCTACGGGCGGATTGTACACCACCACCACGGATGTCTCCTTCCCATATTCTGTCGGAGGAGTAGTATCCCTGTTGGGGATACCCGGAAGCTTGGTGCCCAGTACCACCTACTTCTTCTTCTATGACTGGGAAGTTTCTTATGAAACCGCCTGTCCTCGTCAGCCTGTGACGGCAGCATTGTCTCCGGGGGTAGCCATTGCACAGGCTTTTGCAAATACGCAGGTATTGGATCTCGATCAGGCACAGGCCAATGTCCAATTCTTCCAGCAGAGTCTCAATGCCCAATCCCAGATCTGGAACTTTGGTGACGGCACGCAGGATACCTCCTCCAATCCCGTGCATGCCTACTACCAGGCGGGCGAGTATGTTGTCACCCTACAGATCACCAACGCGGAGGGCTGTACCGATTCGGACACCTTGCATGTATCGGCTTCCGGGACCTATCCATTCCCGATCTCGGTCGATCCAGAATTGCCCGAGTCTGCATGGCAAGTCTACCCCAATCCTGTGCAGGATAAGCTGACGATTGCGTGGGAGTCGCCATTGCGCCCAACTGCGTTCCGACTGTTCGACGTATCCGGCAAGCGCTTGATGGAATGGAATCCCCAGCAATCCATTGGGACTTCCCAGATCTCCATGCAGGCGCTTCCAGAGGGCGTTTACCTGCTGCAAATGGAGGTCAATGGCCAGACGTATTTCCGGAAGATCCTCCGATCAACCAACTAG